Below is a genomic region from Persicimonas caeni.
GGCGGAGGCCGAGCCGGCAGCTTCGTCTTTGTGCAGTGGCGGGGTTGTCGGATTTGCCCGGTGCGGGCTTGTTGATACGTCGATGTTTACGATGTGGCGTGAAGATGGGCCTGTGCCATGGGAGTGCCGCAGCGGCGTCGATGTAGCTAGTAAGGTCGTGGCGTCGGGGTGGGCATGCGCTCAGCGTATGACCTATCCGAGGTGGCTTCAAAACGGGGCGGGCCTAGCCCGTTGACCTGTCGACATCACAAGAAAAACCGAAACGCCCATGCCGGCGAATTCTGTCGGCAGACGCACCGGTGCGCTTTTTGGACGGCATTATGCGCCAAAAATGTTTTAACTATGGTGCCGCTCTCGCAAGTATCGTCGCTTGCAGAACAGAGACGCCGCCGCGCTCGGAAAGTTCGCTGCTGTGCGGCCGGGAACGCCGCCGCGCTCGGAAAGATTGCTGCTGTGCGGCCGGGAACGCCGCCGCGCTCGGAAAGATTGCTGCTGTGCGGCCGGGAACGCCGCCGCGCTCGGAAAGATTGCTGCTGTGCGGCCGGGAACGCCGCCGCGCTTGGAAAGATTGCTGCTGTGCGGCCGGGAACGCCGCCGCGCTCGGAAAGATTGCTACTGTGCGGCCGGGAACGTCGCCGCGCCGAGCAATCGACCAATATCTGTTTTATGGAGGGTGCTCTCGCCCAGAAATCGGCCTCTTCTGTCTGTAAAGAGGCGTCCCGGCTCGGCAATCGGCCGCTTCCTGTCTGCAAAGAGGCGTCCCGGCTCGGCAATCGGCCGCTTCCTGTCTGCAAAGAGGCGTCCCGGCTCGGCAATCGGCCTTTCCGGATTTCCAGAAGGCGTCCCGGCTCGGCAATCGGCCTTTCCGGATTTCCGGAAGGCGTCCCGGCTCGGCAATCGGCCTTTCCGGATTTCCGGAAGGCGTCCCGGCTCGGCAATCGGCCTTTCCGGATTTCCGGAAGGCGTCCCGGCTCGGCAATCGGCCTTTCCGGATTTCCGGAAGGCGTGCTGCCCACGCGCACCGCCTTTGTCGTGACAGACAATTTCAGTTCCGCTATCGTGGGGCAACGTTTCGACAATCAAGTTGGGAAAGGCGCGTCATTGGTGGCGCGCACTCGTTTACCGAAACAGATGTATGTATGGAGGGGCATCATGTCGGATTTGAGCAAGCAAATGAGCAATCGTATCGCCTGGGCACGCTACGTCCTCGCATCGGCGCGGGTTCACGGCGCGGCCATCGCGAGCCAGCTGATCCAAGAGTATGCCGAGTTCGCCGAAAACGGTGATGCGCATGACGCCGCGGCGATGGATACCACGCTCCACTTGTTGACGCGGCGACTCGAAAAGAAGACGGACCAGATGGAAGGCGCCGAGTTGGCCGTGTCGGCCGAGTTGGCCGACGATAATTCGGTGCGGGAGGCGCGCGACGGGTTTTTGGAGACCGGTCGCAGCCAGTACTACGAAGCGCGCGATTTGGTTCACCGTGCATTCGGCGAGCAGGCGGTCGATAGCTACGCACTGGCTGCGACGCCGCCCACGACCGCCGATGGGTTGGCCGCGGCGCTCAAGAACACGATCAACCTGATGGAGGCGCAGCCCCAAACGGGTCGAGACTCCTTCGGCAACAGCTATGAGACATCGGCAGTCGTCGCCGCGCTGCGCCCCACGGCCGATTCTCTGGGCGGTGTGCTCGAGGAGGTCGATACTGAGATCCGCGAGGTGGACGAAGCCCGCGCGCATCGTGACAAAATCGTCGCCGAATGGCTGCACATCTTTCGCGGCACTGCCGCTGCACTAAGCGCGCTGTACGACCTCGCCGGCCGCCACGACTTGGCCGAACGCATCCGCCCAACGCTCGCACGCGCCGAAGGGGAGACCGAGCCGCCCTCGGAGCCGGTCGGTGATGAGGAGCCGGTCGGAGCTTGAGCCCCACCCTCTCTCCTCTCTTCGTTTGATGGAAAGCCCCGGCCGGTGGCCGGGGCTTTCCAATTCTCGTTATTTGCAATTCTCGTTAAAAGAGACCTGCCCACGTGTCGATGCACGGGAGTGTTGATACTCATAAGCGACATATTTTTATTGTTTGATGCTCCCGGGCCAGGTCTTTTCCATCATGTCAGTACAAGCTCGTCCCCGCCGCAGCCTCGTGCGCGCGTTGATGTTCGCCATGCTCGGGTTCGGCCTCATCGTCGGCCTAGGTATGCCGTTCTTCTCGTACCTGGTGCTAGAGTCCGAAAAGGCGTTTTCTCCGAGCTTCATCGGGTTGTCGGTGCTGGCCGGCCTGCAGGTGGGGAGCGCGAACTTCATCTTGTTTCGGATGGTCATCTCGCGTCAGACCCGCCGGATGGCCAAAGAGATCGACGAGGTCATCGAGCGGCTCGGCGAGGTGGACGAGGCCCGTCGCGAGCTTCTCGAGGATAGCTCGCCGTTCGAAGTCACCACGAGCGACGATCTGGGGCGTATCGCCCGGGGATGCAACGCGCTCTACGCCGCCACCGTCGATCGGCTGCGCACCGAATGGGCTCGCCAGGACGCGTTGAGTGAGCTGGGCGACACCACCAACCTCGACGAGCTGAGCCGGCGGTTGTTGTCGACCCTCGAGCGGGTTAGCGAGGCGGGTCGGCACCCGTCGACTCGGTGAGGAGTTCTCGCGCTCGCTTCGCCACGGGGTGCCCCTGTCGACAATCCTGCTCGACGTCGATCACTTCAAGAGCTTTAACGATACCTACGGCCACGACATGGGTGACGAGGTGCTGCGCGTGGTCGCCGCCGAACTCAACCGAAACGTGCGCTCCAGCGAGGTTGCCTGTCGCTACGGCGGCGAGGAGTTCTTGATCGTCGCCCCCGGCACCGGCCTCGAGGACGCTTGCGTGGTCGCCGAGCGGCTGCGCCGGCGTATCGAAACGACCGAGGTGCGCATGGGCAACCAGGTGGTCAGCGTGACGGCCAGCTTTGGCGTCGCTTCGTGGCCGGTCACCCACACCGGCAGCCCCGAATCTTTGATTTCGGCCAGTGACGAGGCGCTGTATCACGCCAAAGAGGTCGGGCGAAACCGCGTCTGCTTCCACCACCCGTCGGGCGTCGACATCTACCACGGCAGTGAAGACCACTCGACGCTCGAAGAGATCTCGAGTCGGGCGTCGAGCTGACCTCTGAGAGGAGAAGATCTAGCAATTGGTTTACTCGTGCTAAGTTTGACGTGAAACCAAGAATTGGCTGTGATGTCTTCCCTCAGAGGTCCTATGAACTCCTTCGAATCCCTGCCGCCCCAAGCGCTCCGTTGGCAATGCGACGCCGACGCCTTCGACTTCGACACCAGCGATCAGCTCGACGCACTCGAGGATATCATTGGCCAAGAGCGTGCCGTCGAGGCCATCGAGTTCGGCATCGGCATCGAGGGGTCGGGCTACAACCTCTTTGCGCTGGGGCCGATGGGCACCGGCAAGCACGAGATCGTGCGCCACTTTCTCAAGCAGACCGCCCATCAAAAGCCGAGCCCGCCGGATCTGTGCTACGTGCAGAACTTCGAGAAGGAGCGCCAGCCGTGCAAGCTTCTGATGCCCGCCGG
It encodes:
- a CDS encoding GGDEF domain-containing protein, whose product is MPLSTILLDVDHFKSFNDTYGHDMGDEVLRVVAAELNRNVRSSEVACRYGGEEFLIVAPGTGLEDACVVAERLRRRIETTEVRMGNQVVSVTASFGVASWPVTHTGSPESLISASDEALYHAKEVGRNRVCFHHPSGVDIYHGSEDHSTLEEISSRASS